From the Nostoc sp. PCC 7107 genome, the window AACTGTGTTGCACTTAACCACAAACAAGTTTTCCGGGCATAAATTGTAGATATAACAGGTTACAGAGTTAATGTCTTAATGACTTTGGCTATACATAGAGTACAAATCTAGTAAATATTCAGTTATGAGTCTACCCATATTTCATTTAGCTTTTCCGGTGAGTGATATCCAACAGACAAAAGCTTACTATGTCGATGGTTTGGGTTGTATTCCTGGCCGGGAAAATCCTCACGCGCTGATTCTCAATCTTTACGGGCATCAGTTGGTAGCACATACTACCAAAGAACCCTTGACTAAACAGCGTACTATTTACCCAAGGCACTTTGGGTTAATTTTTACTCAGGAAAGTGACTGGGAAAGCTTGTTAAGTAAAGCACAAACGCACCAACTGTTATTTCGGGAAGAAGCTAAAGACCGCTTTGTGGGTTCTCCTTTAGAACATCGGACTTTCTTTTTGGAAGATCCCTTTTATAATTTGCTGGAGTTTAAGTATTACCGCTACCCAGAGGCGATATTTGGTAGTTATGAGTATACCCAAATTGGCGATCGCGGTTAATATTCTGTATGGGTTCGGCTAAGGCTGTGGCGACTGCGGCTAAACTCCTGGAATCAGTTAACATCCAAGGGTGCGATGCTGCGGGGATAATTACTTCTGTACCTATGGGCATTTGCGAACTTTTTGCTGGGACAATCATCAAATCGTAAGGTGTCCAAATCGAGGTAAAGTTCAATTGCTTTAACATCACAGCGTCAGAGTTTAAATCTTTGAGGAAGTTACTGTGAGTACGCATTTGTTCACAACCTGGCCGCCAAGAACCATAAGCAACATAAGTTCCATGATGAGGCGATGAGATGGTGATCAACCTTTGCACGCGCTCAATTCCGCCCAGTCTTTGGACATAATAACGACTAACAATTCCGCCCATACTAAAACCGACTATATCTAGTGTTTGTTCTGGTGCAAAGGTCGCGGCAATATAATCAGCTACTTGCTGTGCTAATATATCTAAGCCAACATCACCATTATTCGGTACTAGATTGAGAGCATACACAGACCAACCCTTATCTTGTAAATAATTTCGCATCTTGCGGAAGACTGCTTCCGTATCGCTAATGCCGTGGATTAATAAGACGGGATTATATTGCTGATTAATGGTATTCATTACTTGATTGTCTAGTATGAGTCTGTGAAAAATCTAGCTAAGTTAGCTTGCCATCTGTGAATGAGCTATGACACTCACATCATTGGCTTGGATCTGAATATTTGCTTCACAGTTATTTATATATTTACCCAAGGCAAGATATTAATTTTTATTAAGCTAACTTTCATAATCTTGCTTATAGTTACAGTAAAATTTAATAATGAGTCTTGATATGTACGGGCTGCAAGTGCCTGAAAAATCAAAGACATTTGCTCTGTAGTCTTACTCCAGTGTTGCTCAAACACTAAACTATAAAGCTAGTCAAAGTAATAGTACGGCGCAAAAAAATGTAGCATTAAGCTGCAATTTTTAACATTACGGTCAGATTTACAGAATTATAGAAGGCAGGAGAAATTCTAATGTTCGGTTTTATCAAAAATTTAATTGCTGGGATTTTAGGCTTCTTCACAGGGTTGTTAGGTGGCAAAAAGAAAAAAAATGGTGGCTACTACCTCCAATTAGATGAGAGTGGTGCAGAAGTAACTCCAGCACCAGCACCTAAAGCCTCACCAGCAGCCACCTCTAACGGTACAAAAGCGACAGCAAAAGCACCTGAGCCAGCAAAAAAACCTGCACCTACGGCTAAAGCAGCCAAAGTAGAAGCATCTCAAAATGGCAAAGCTGCACCAACTGAACCAGAAAAAGCTCCCGCAGTGGTGGCGGTGAAGAAAGAACCAACCGAAAAAACATTTGCACCCAAATATTTAACACCTGCTGCTACCAATGGTCGCCGCCGTCCAGGAGCAAATATGAGTTCTTTCTTAGATATGGCTAGTCAAGTCAAAACTCCTAACCAAGCTTAGTGGTTCAATTTTCATTGTGTGCGATCGCCGAGCATTTTTGAAATACCAATCCGCTGTACAACTGAAAAGCAGCATCCCAATTTGTTGGTTCTCGGCGAAACAAGTTGATATTGGGTGTGATATTGCTTAAGATTTCTGTTTGATCTAAAATCGTCTCCGCAAAAGGTGTGAAATCTGACCAAAGCTTCACTTGTGGCAGATGCTGCTCTAACCAGTTGAGTACTTGATTCCAGTTAATTCTGATAGTATTTTGACTTGGTTGAGCAGCAATTTCTACACCTTGTTGGAAATCATAACTCTGATCAGACAGCCGCAGAATGCAGCGTCGCCCAGGAATATGTAAGTCATAAAACTGGGCATAGTCTTGAGTTTGAATTTTCCGTTCTAGCTTGTGACGCGCATCAATATCGACAACTTCCTCAAAAATCGGTAATAGTCCAATTACTCTTGCTTGTACTTCTGACCAATTAAAAGTTAAAGAACCAAGTTGATTGGTTTGATTACGACAAGCCACAGTAGCTTGTAAAGTAGATTCCGCAAAATATTCAACTTGATAAACTTGTATTTGTTGAACTGCGGCGATTGTTGTCCAAAAACAAGGAATTCCTGCGGCTTTTAGCTGTTCACCATAGAATTTCAACGCTCCCACTTGCCCAGAGCGATAGACTTTCCAACTCCGACTGGGTATAACTAGCCTAGCTGTATAAGGGTCTAACTGCATAATTTGAGCAAATTTAGCGATAACTGTAGACTTTTGCTCATTATTTAGTGGTTCTAAAACGAGTACTCCTGGCTCACTACTGCTAGGTTCGGCTGTGGCTTTAGCAATGGCGCGTTGTCTTTCTTCTTGTTCAAATTCTTGGAGACGTTGTAAACCTTGACGTGTTTGGGTAACTATTTTGGAGTTGGTGGTACTCTGCAACAACTGGCGATAAATCTTTTCTGCATTCTGTCGCTTATTAGATACCTCATAAAGCCTAGCAACATAAAATTGCACCCAAGGATTATCCGGTGATTCCTTTAACAGTTGTTGGAGTAATTTCGCAGCTGTGTGATAATCTTTACGGTCAAAAGCGATCGCAACACGCTCAATCATGGTTTATCTCCCCGCATCTCCGCGTTTGATTTTTGACGCGGCTTATGATCATTTATACTTCATACGCTGCGGTAACTATGGATAAAGCTACAATAGGTGCAGTAACAGCGCGGAGAACACGACGACCGAGGGATACAGGTTGAAAGCCAGAGGCGATCGCATTTTCAATTTCTGGTTCTGTCCATCCGCCTTCGGGGCCTGTAGCAATAATTAGTTCTTGGTCATTTATTCTGGTTTCTTTATTTGGTAAGCAATTGAGTAAGTGAGGATAATTACCACGCGCCTCACAGATATATTTATGACCATTAACTTTTGACAAAGCCTCACTAAAAGCCACTGGTTCTAAAATCGTCGGGACAAACGCTCGTTCCGATTGTTCAGCGGCTTCAGCGGCGATGCGTCGCCAACGTTCGAGTTTTTGGGGACTGGGATGAAGAAGTGTGCGATCGCTCATCACTGGAGCAATACAAGTTACACCAATTTCCGTACAGCAGCGGACAACTTCATCAAATCCATTACCTTTGGGCAAAGCTACTATCAAGGTAATTGACACAGGCAATTCTGTCTCTACGGAAAGTGATTCTAAAACCTGGGCTTGTTCCCCTGTTAGCTGCGCCAACCACCATTTACCCATACCATCCATTGCAATAAAGCGATCGCCCTCACGCAAACGCAAGACCCGTCCTAGATAATGTAGTTGTTGGGGTGTGAGTAAAATTTGGTCTTGTTGGAATTGAGAAGGAGCGATCGCAATTCGTTGTAGTTGAGCCATGCTAAATTACTTGTAACCAGAGGAAATCGGCAACAATGTTTTTGCCTGTACTAAACAATGTTTGCACCAGACACTGGTTTTTTCCCATCTTCAGCAGCGTTCAACTTAATTTTTTTGATTTCCACCTTCAGTCCATTTTCTGGACGTAACGTAATTGAAGGCTGGGGAACAATTGGGTATCCTGGCACTAAATCTATTTGGAAATTTTGAGCAATAGTCGCTAATAACAAAGCCGCTTCCATCTGAGCGAAACCTTTACCAATACAAATTCTTGGCCCATCACCAAAAGGAATATACACTCCTTTGGGGAGTTGTTTTTCTAACTCTTCTGTCCAGCGTTCTGGTTGAAAAACTTCGGAGTTCTCAAAATATTTGGGATGACGGTGCATTACCCATTGGCTAATCATGATTGATGTACCTTGGGGAATTTCGTAATCACCAATCTGCGTATCTACTGCGGCTTCCCGTCCCATCAGAGAGACAGGAGGATATAAGCGCATTGATTCTTTGATTACTTGCTGTGTATAAACCAGCTTTCCTAGATCTTCGAGAGTTGGTGACTTTCCTTGCAGGACTTGATCAAGTTCTGATTGTAATTTTTCCCGCACTTGGGGATTTTGTGATAAAAGCATCCACGTCCAAGATAAAGTATTGGCGGTAGTTTCATGTCCTGCCAACATTAAGGTAGCGACTTCATCCCGCAGCAATTTATCATCCATTTGCTGACCGGTTTGTTCGTCCTTCGCTTCCATTAACATTGTCAACAAATCATTAGTTTTTTCTTTACTATTGCGACGTGCTTGGATTAGTTTGTAGATAGCTTCATCCATTTGGGCAATCGCCTGACGATAATTGATATTTTCTGGTCGAGGAAACCACTCCCACACCAGAAAATTCTGCTTCCGCTTACTCTCAAACCAGTTCATTGCTACATCCAGTGCATGAGCAACCACCTTTGCTTCTCCAGCATCCACCTCAGCACTAAATATGCACTTCATCACAATTTCTAACGTCAAACCCATCATATCTGCATGAATATCATGGGTTTCACCATCACCCCAAGTTTGCAACATTTGGTTGGTGTAATCCACCATGATTTGGCTATATACATTAATCCGCTTTTGGTGAAATACTGGTTGTGCAAGGCGACGCTGCCAAAACCAAGATTCGCCTTCTGCTGTTAATAAGCCTTCTCCTAAGAGAGTTTTTAAACTACGTAAGCCGCGGCTTTTAATAAAATCGGTGCGATTTTTGAGAACTTCTTCTATATATTCAGGGTTAGTAACTAAACAAGCAGATGTTAACCCTAACTGCAAGGGAACAATATCACCATAATCACGACAACGGCTGAGAAACCCTAACGGATCTTGCCCCAGTTGCTGGAGATGACCAACAATAGAATTAACTGGCGGTGCTGATAACTCAAATACATCTTTAGGCATAGGAATAACCCTTGAGGTTTGTATCTCCTCAAGAAGATTAGTTCACTATTAATATAAAAATCTTCAATATACAGAGGGATTTAAGTATGTCTGTAGAAATAAAAATCTGGTCATTCGATTGATTGAAATCTCAAATGCCTTATCTTCTTTGCGCCTCTGCATCAAACAATTAATTTATGAAGCCAAACTGACAACAGAGTTATTAGTTAATTTGCCATCTTCCATATAGACAATGCGATCGGCAATATCCAGAATTCGATTATCATGAGTTACAAGTAAGATAGTACAGCCTTGTTCTTTAGCTAATGTCTGCATCAAATTGACAACATCTCGTCCAGATTTACTATCTAAAGCCGCCGTGGGTTCGTCAGCTAGAACGATTTGCGGATTGTTGACTAAAGCTCGCGCGATCGCCACCCGTTGTTTTTGTCCCCCAGATAAATCATCAGGATAATAATTTAGGCGATGACCCAAGCCAACTAAGTCCAGCATTTGTGCCGAACGTTCTAGCATCTGTTTGACTGACAAATTATTATGTAGTTCCAACGCCATTCTGACGTTTTGGATAGCGGTTAAACTATTGTGCAAATTATGTGCTTGAAATATATAGCCATTGTGTCTGCGTGCTAAGGTCAATTCTGCGGCATTAGCACCACAAAGTTCTTGTTTTAAAACTTGCAAACTCCCCCCAACTTGAGCCGATCGCAATCCCCCAATTAAGGTGAGTAAGGTAGTTTTACCAGAACCCGAAGGCCCTGTCATAATCACAATTTCACCAGTATTTATTTCTAAGGTAACATCAAACAAAACTTGTTTTTGTAATTGACCTTTACCAAAATAATGGTTGAGATTCTGAATAGAAATTACAGGTTCGTTAACCATAATATTAAATAGCCGTCAAGAATTGGGTACACAAAGATTGATAAAAATGACACTCAGCACTTTTCTTAAAACATATCAGCCGGGTCAGCAGATTGCAGTTTACGAGTTGCGATCGCTCCCGAAATTCCACACATAATAATCGTTAAAATCAACACCGTCGTTGCTCTAGAAAGGTTCATGGCAATGGGTAAGGCAGTGGCAGTGGCAGCTAATTGATAAAGTCCGATTGGTAAAATCAAACCGGGGAGAAAGCCTAAAAAAGCCAAAATAATTGCTTCTTCAAAAACTACCGTGAGTAAATATTGATTACGATATCCCATTGCTTTAAAGGTGGCATATTCTTTGAGATGACTGTTAACATCTGTTGAAAGTACCTGATAAACAATCACCACACCTACAACAAATGCCATCCCTGTTCCCAAGCCAAAAATAAATCCAATGGGACTTTCTTTTTGCCAGTAACTTTCTTCAAAGGTGATATATTCTTGATGTGTAAAAACTCTCACATCATTGGGAAGATAAGCGGCTAATTCCTTAGCTACTTGCTGGGAATCATATCCAGGTTTGAGCTTAATTAATCCTAAGTTGACACTGGCTGCTTCTCGGCGCGGGAAAAAATGCAAGAAGGTTTGGTCACTACCAATTAAAATTCCATCAGC encodes:
- a CDS encoding VOC family protein; the encoded protein is MSLPIFHLAFPVSDIQQTKAYYVDGLGCIPGRENPHALILNLYGHQLVAHTTKEPLTKQRTIYPRHFGLIFTQESDWESLLSKAQTHQLLFREEAKDRFVGSPLEHRTFFLEDPFYNLLEFKYYRYPEAIFGSYEYTQIGDRG
- a CDS encoding triacylglycerol lipase; amino-acid sequence: MNTINQQYNPVLLIHGISDTEAVFRKMRNYLQDKGWSVYALNLVPNNGDVGLDILAQQVADYIAATFAPEQTLDIVGFSMGGIVSRYYVQRLGGIERVQRLITISSPHHGTYVAYGSWRPGCEQMRTHSNFLKDLNSDAVMLKQLNFTSIWTPYDLMIVPAKSSQMPIGTEVIIPAASHPWMLTDSRSLAAVATALAEPIQNINRDRQFGYTHNYQISPLGSGNT
- a CDS encoding tetratricopeptide repeat protein, translated to MIERVAIAFDRKDYHTAAKLLQQLLKESPDNPWVQFYVARLYEVSNKRQNAEKIYRQLLQSTTNSKIVTQTRQGLQRLQEFEQEERQRAIAKATAEPSSSEPGVLVLEPLNNEQKSTVIAKFAQIMQLDPYTARLVIPSRSWKVYRSGQVGALKFYGEQLKAAGIPCFWTTIAAVQQIQVYQVEYFAESTLQATVACRNQTNQLGSLTFNWSEVQARVIGLLPIFEEVVDIDARHKLERKIQTQDYAQFYDLHIPGRRCILRLSDQSYDFQQGVEIAAQPSQNTIRINWNQVLNWLEQHLPQVKLWSDFTPFAETILDQTEILSNITPNINLFRREPTNWDAAFQLYSGLVFQKCSAIAHNEN
- a CDS encoding 16S rRNA (uracil(1498)-N(3))-methyltransferase, producing MAQLQRIAIAPSQFQQDQILLTPQQLHYLGRVLRLREGDRFIAMDGMGKWWLAQLTGEQAQVLESLSVETELPVSITLIVALPKGNGFDEVVRCCTEIGVTCIAPVMSDRTLLHPSPQKLERWRRIAAEAAEQSERAFVPTILEPVAFSEALSKVNGHKYICEARGNYPHLLNCLPNKETRINDQELIIATGPEGGWTEPEIENAIASGFQPVSLGRRVLRAVTAPIVALSIVTAAYEV
- a CDS encoding cytochrome P450, with protein sequence MPKDVFELSAPPVNSIVGHLQQLGQDPLGFLSRCRDYGDIVPLQLGLTSACLVTNPEYIEEVLKNRTDFIKSRGLRSLKTLLGEGLLTAEGESWFWQRRLAQPVFHQKRINVYSQIMVDYTNQMLQTWGDGETHDIHADMMGLTLEIVMKCIFSAEVDAGEAKVVAHALDVAMNWFESKRKQNFLVWEWFPRPENINYRQAIAQMDEAIYKLIQARRNSKEKTNDLLTMLMEAKDEQTGQQMDDKLLRDEVATLMLAGHETTANTLSWTWMLLSQNPQVREKLQSELDQVLQGKSPTLEDLGKLVYTQQVIKESMRLYPPVSLMGREAAVDTQIGDYEIPQGTSIMISQWVMHRHPKYFENSEVFQPERWTEELEKQLPKGVYIPFGDGPRICIGKGFAQMEAALLLATIAQNFQIDLVPGYPIVPQPSITLRPENGLKVEIKKIKLNAAEDGKKPVSGANIV
- a CDS encoding DevA family ABC transporter ATP-binding protein, which gives rise to MVNEPVISIQNLNHYFGKGQLQKQVLFDVTLEINTGEIVIMTGPSGSGKTTLLTLIGGLRSAQVGGSLQVLKQELCGANAAELTLARRHNGYIFQAHNLHNSLTAIQNVRMALELHNNLSVKQMLERSAQMLDLVGLGHRLNYYPDDLSGGQKQRVAIARALVNNPQIVLADEPTAALDSKSGRDVVNLMQTLAKEQGCTILLVTHDNRILDIADRIVYMEDGKLTNNSVVSLAS
- the devC gene encoding ABC transporter permease DevC — its product is MIAFIEQFQRRTPLGWLQLSKEKGRLLVALSGIAFADVLMFMQMGFQSALYDSNTKLSRSLNADIVLVSPQARNTQNLGTFARRRLYQAKDIPGVQITQAFYSNTITWKHPETRKDTSMQVIGFSPEQPALNLPEVNQQLDKVKIPDRVLFDRNSRGNYQQAIAQVEQGKTVTTEIERRTVTISGLFTLGASFGADGILIGSDQTFLHFFPRREAASVNLGLIKLKPGYDSQQVAKELAAYLPNDVRVFTHQEYITFEESYWQKESPIGFIFGLGTGMAFVVGVVIVYQVLSTDVNSHLKEYATFKAMGYRNQYLLTVVFEEAIILAFLGFLPGLILPIGLYQLAATATALPIAMNLSRATTVLILTIIMCGISGAIATRKLQSADPADMF